A part of Neodiprion pinetum isolate iyNeoPine1 chromosome 4, iyNeoPine1.2, whole genome shotgun sequence genomic DNA contains:
- the LOC124216843 gene encoding immunoglobulin domain-containing protein oig-4 — translation MNYSKAVILLAIIFLHCYEISARRGRGRGRSKSRVQIGLPITGKYRDRESDEYYNNNNGAKILSSSHFDYEYVLGHKIAFVCSARGTPRPHITWFKDGTEIYTHLYMNIHEWRTGTDRVKSKLEIDPATQMDAGVYECTADNMYSIDRRSFKTDFSIAFD, via the exons atgaattattcaaaagcTGTAATATTACTAGCAATCATTTTTCTACATTGTTATGAAATATCTGCAAGAAGAGGTCGAGGAAGAGGCAGAAGTAAATCGCGAGTTCAAATTGGACTGCCGATCACCGGAAAATACCGAGATCGAGAAAGTGATGAATattataacaacaacaat GGTGCCAAAATCTTATCGTCATCGCATTTTGACTATGAATACGTTTTGGGGCATAAAATCGCATTCGTATGTTCCGCTCGAGGTACTCCGCGCCCCCACATTACATGGTTCAAGGATGGTACAGAAATTTACACTCACCTATACATGAAC ATACACGAATGGCGAACAGGAACTGACagagtaaaatcaaaactggAAATCGATCCAGCAACGCAAATGGATGCCGGGGTTTACGAATGCACAGCAGATAACATGTATAGTATCGACAGACGATCCTTCAAGACTGACTTTTCTATTGCATTTGATTAA